One Cryobacterium psychrophilum DNA segment encodes these proteins:
- a CDS encoding acyltransferase — MIPTPVPSPATPSAAGVDVPAQVSETADIDATAILGVGSQIWHLAQVREHARVGPGCIIGRGAYIGPGVILGRNCKVQNYALVYEPAVLEDGVFVGPGVVFTNDVFPRAINVDGSRKSAADWPIVGVIVRTGASIGARAVCIAPVTVGRWSMVAAGSVVTTDVPEFALVVGVPARRIGWVGRSGVALHEDEPGRFTCPATGEKYTETEGILTLS, encoded by the coding sequence ATGATTCCCACCCCTGTCCCGTCCCCGGCCACACCCTCGGCTGCAGGCGTCGACGTCCCGGCGCAGGTCTCCGAGACCGCCGACATCGATGCGACGGCCATCCTCGGTGTCGGAAGCCAGATCTGGCACCTCGCGCAGGTGCGGGAACACGCGCGCGTTGGCCCGGGCTGCATCATCGGCCGCGGAGCCTACATCGGCCCTGGCGTCATCCTCGGCCGCAACTGCAAGGTGCAGAACTACGCCCTGGTCTACGAGCCGGCCGTGTTGGAAGACGGTGTCTTCGTTGGCCCCGGCGTTGTGTTCACCAATGACGTATTTCCGCGCGCGATCAACGTGGATGGCTCGCGTAAGAGCGCCGCCGACTGGCCCATCGTCGGTGTCATCGTTCGCACCGGCGCATCCATCGGCGCCCGCGCGGTGTGCATCGCACCGGTCACGGTCGGGCGCTGGTCCATGGTCGCCGCCGGATCTGTCGTCACCACCGACGTACCGGAATTCGCCCTGGTGGTCGGCGTTCCTGCCCGGCGCATCGGCTGGGTCGGCCGCAGCGGTGTTGCCCTGCACGAAGACGAACCCGGGCGGTTCACCTGCCCGGCAACCGGGGAAAAGTACACGGAGACCGAAGGGATCCTCACCCTCTCATGA
- a CDS encoding DUF4082 domain-containing protein, translating into MMNLNRRAGPNSSLKRRRTIGTAIAASVVMSLAVGSSAAWAHNDQLDPPTALKQGTTSSSSLFNTETPAVAAAPDDTAAVELGVEFTPSEAGTVSALRFYKGPGNGGTHTGNLWTASGTKLQSVAFTDETATGWQTAELAEPAALTAGKSYVVSYVAPNGRYSYTNDYFSEAKTSGPLTAAAGSGRYRYGTTGDVPRSTWKAANYFVDVVFSPASTSSTPAPEPTPAPEPTPAPEPTPAPEPTPAPEPTPAPEPTPTPTPGTFPNADTTGPPAGTSLKASGGITITTAGAVYDGYEFSGDVIIKANDVTVRNSIVNGRVAMDQPYTGLLVQSTEIAGPGSSTVKYPAIGYVNFTCDACNIHGWGDGVMTDGNTTIKNSWIHDLAVSGDSHNQPILSLGGPNITITNNRLTTGPDPQGNFTAALSLLNQSSSFTNTLVQGNLFDGGGYCVYAGGETKGNAERPSSDMRFLDNTFGTSVNQKCGYYGPVTAFDSSGAGNQWDNNRWADGSLVAPAL; encoded by the coding sequence ATGATGAACCTCAACCGGCGGGCGGGACCAAACTCCTCGCTTAAACGCCGCAGAACGATCGGGACGGCTATCGCTGCCTCCGTCGTCATGTCCCTCGCGGTCGGCTCTTCCGCCGCATGGGCACACAACGACCAGCTCGACCCTCCGACAGCTCTGAAGCAGGGGACGACGTCGTCATCCTCGCTCTTCAACACAGAAACCCCCGCGGTGGCCGCCGCGCCTGACGACACCGCTGCCGTGGAGCTGGGTGTTGAATTCACTCCGTCCGAGGCGGGTACCGTTTCGGCGCTGCGCTTCTACAAGGGACCGGGGAACGGGGGAACCCACACCGGGAACCTCTGGACGGCATCCGGAACGAAGCTTCAGAGCGTGGCCTTCACTGACGAGACCGCAACAGGATGGCAGACCGCCGAGCTTGCGGAGCCCGCTGCGTTGACCGCCGGGAAGTCGTACGTCGTCTCTTATGTGGCCCCGAACGGTCGATACTCCTACACGAACGACTACTTCTCCGAGGCAAAGACCAGCGGCCCGCTGACGGCGGCAGCAGGGAGCGGCCGCTACCGCTATGGGACGACGGGTGATGTGCCGAGGTCGACATGGAAGGCGGCGAATTACTTCGTCGATGTAGTCTTCAGCCCAGCCTCAACGTCAAGCACCCCGGCACCGGAACCGACCCCGGCTCCGGAACCGACCCCGGCTCCGGAACCGACCCCGGCTCCGGAACCGACCCCGGCTCCGGAACCGACACCGGCACCGGAACCGACACCGACACCGACACCGGGCACATTCCCGAACGCGGACACGACGGGACCCCCCGCGGGTACCTCGCTGAAGGCTTCCGGTGGAATCACGATCACTACCGCAGGTGCCGTGTACGACGGCTACGAGTTCTCAGGCGATGTGATTATCAAGGCCAACGACGTTACAGTCCGTAACTCCATCGTGAATGGTCGAGTTGCAATGGACCAGCCGTACACCGGTCTGCTCGTGCAGAGCACAGAAATTGCTGGACCCGGGTCATCGACTGTGAAGTATCCCGCTATCGGTTACGTCAACTTCACCTGTGATGCGTGCAACATTCATGGGTGGGGGGATGGCGTGATGACTGACGGAAACACGACGATCAAGAACTCGTGGATTCACGACCTCGCCGTTTCTGGCGACTCGCACAACCAGCCAATCTTGAGCCTGGGTGGGCCGAACATCACGATCACAAACAATCGCCTGACGACCGGGCCGGACCCGCAAGGGAACTTCACTGCGGCACTCTCACTGTTGAATCAGAGCAGCTCCTTCACGAATACTCTCGTGCAGGGCAACCTGTTCGACGGTGGCGGCTACTGCGTGTATGCGGGTGGCGAGACGAAGGGCAACGCGGAGCGCCCCTCCTCGGACATGCGGTTCCTGGATAACACGTTCGGAACGTCAGTGAACCAGAAGTGTGGCTATTACGGGCCGGTGACAGCGTTCGACTCGTCGGGCGCTGGGAACCAGTGGGACAACAACCGTTGGGCGGACGGATCACTCGTGGCCCCGGCGCTCTGA
- a CDS encoding O-antigen ligase family protein — MPTLHLSSRIVSASSGVTARRGVDAVTMLTVYLVLLLAIPSGVVITALGALGRPSLIWGLVLLGWWAVARLQMRTSDARPVFQPVRFTVVAFLVIILVSYAVAMLRGQPDDQVSPAFTALIRMLSWAGVLLVAVDGIRTVTDLASMVRRIGIGAGLLAALGLLQFLTGQGIVDFFGTIPGLSMEGGIQERAGVIRSSGTAIHPLEYATVITAALPLVIAAAISRGFRSNRSHGGLWYWLPAGLISISALVAVSRSAIIGFAVAVISMIPAVPARFRATVIGTGSGIALVIFAATPGLLSATMRLFSGAALDPSTQSRTRGLERIPEFMSTSPLIGSGFGIFLPRYYVFDNQWVLIIIELGVLGLLSFLAFFVAGIWSARQSRRSSNSNIRLLGHALSASLFTVAVLFAFFDGLSFPIAGGMLFLLAGLCGSVHTVVAANIVSDAPPTGRHKGVIR, encoded by the coding sequence ATGCCCACTCTCCACTTGTCGTCACGAATCGTATCCGCCTCGAGCGGCGTCACCGCTCGTCGAGGAGTCGATGCCGTAACGATGCTCACGGTGTACCTGGTACTGCTCCTGGCGATCCCCTCGGGGGTGGTGATCACCGCGCTCGGCGCGCTCGGTCGCCCGTCCCTAATCTGGGGGCTTGTCCTGCTGGGCTGGTGGGCTGTCGCCCGGTTGCAAATGCGAACCTCCGACGCGAGGCCAGTTTTCCAGCCGGTTCGATTCACCGTCGTCGCATTCCTCGTGATCATTCTCGTGAGTTACGCCGTGGCCATGCTGCGAGGTCAGCCGGACGATCAGGTCAGCCCCGCCTTTACCGCGCTGATCCGGATGCTGTCCTGGGCGGGAGTGCTGCTCGTCGCGGTTGATGGCATCCGTACGGTGACGGATCTCGCGAGCATGGTGCGTCGGATTGGAATCGGCGCCGGATTGCTCGCGGCACTCGGCCTCTTGCAGTTCTTGACAGGGCAGGGAATCGTCGATTTCTTCGGCACGATTCCGGGGCTGAGCATGGAGGGGGGCATCCAGGAGCGTGCTGGTGTAATCCGCTCGTCTGGAACAGCAATCCATCCGCTCGAGTATGCGACCGTGATCACCGCCGCCCTCCCGCTCGTCATCGCCGCGGCGATTTCGCGCGGATTTCGGTCGAATCGCTCCCACGGGGGACTGTGGTACTGGCTGCCCGCCGGTCTCATCTCGATTTCGGCACTGGTTGCCGTCTCCCGTTCGGCCATCATCGGCTTCGCGGTGGCGGTGATTTCGATGATTCCGGCGGTTCCGGCTCGGTTTCGCGCCACCGTCATCGGCACCGGCTCTGGTATCGCCCTGGTGATCTTCGCGGCGACACCCGGATTGCTCTCGGCGACCATGCGGCTGTTCTCGGGTGCGGCGTTGGATCCGAGTACTCAGTCTCGAACGAGGGGACTGGAACGGATTCCCGAGTTCATGTCCACGTCGCCACTGATCGGTTCCGGGTTCGGCATATTCCTGCCCAGATATTACGTTTTCGACAACCAATGGGTGCTGATCATAATCGAGTTGGGCGTCCTCGGTCTCCTGAGCTTCCTCGCATTTTTCGTGGCGGGCATCTGGAGCGCCCGCCAGTCGCGGCGCTCCAGCAATTCCAACATCCGGCTGCTGGGTCACGCCTTGTCCGCATCGCTGTTCACCGTCGCCGTTCTCTTCGCCTTCTTTGATGGGCTTTCCTTCCCGATCGCGGGCGGCATGCTGTTTCTCCTGGCGGGGTTGTGCGGAAGCGTCCATACCGTCGTCGCTGCGAATATAGTTTCCGACGCGCCACCAACGGGCCGACATAAAGGGGTCATCCGATGA
- a CDS encoding glycosyltransferase family 2 protein: MTIVSNVSNTEETPGETPQMVEPPPLDVAAVVVTYNSTRHVGALLDSLPAAFGGLTYSVLVVDNDSTDGTPELLARRSDCTVVRASNDGYAAGINRAVLASPGASTVLILNPDATLDPDAVPRMLEVLQRRPGAGIIAPRVREEDGRLSPTLRRGPTLGRVGGLSFTGLPVFTERIEILGEYKSEHEVDWAVGAILLVDRRCFDALEGLDQSFFLYSEETDFSLRARDAGWATVYTPRAGAMHVGGGSGESATTHTMQMLNRIRIYRRRTGDVRAWLYFAMTVVVEVRRAVLGDRKSWTTVRALLRPSIRPPQLGASAAFLPE; this comes from the coding sequence ATGACGATTGTCTCGAACGTCTCGAACACCGAGGAGACCCCGGGCGAGACGCCCCAAATGGTCGAGCCCCCACCACTTGACGTTGCTGCCGTCGTCGTCACGTACAACAGCACACGCCACGTGGGCGCCCTCCTCGACAGCCTGCCTGCTGCGTTCGGCGGCCTGACCTATTCCGTTTTGGTCGTCGACAATGATTCGACCGACGGGACGCCAGAGCTGCTCGCTCGTCGGTCCGACTGCACTGTTGTACGGGCCTCGAACGATGGATACGCGGCCGGAATCAATCGAGCCGTACTAGCCTCACCCGGAGCGTCGACGGTCCTCATCCTCAACCCCGATGCCACGCTCGACCCCGACGCTGTGCCACGGATGCTCGAGGTTCTCCAACGACGGCCCGGTGCCGGCATCATCGCACCGCGCGTGCGCGAGGAAGATGGCCGTCTCTCCCCCACACTGCGGCGGGGACCGACGCTCGGACGCGTCGGCGGGTTGAGCTTCACGGGTCTGCCGGTCTTCACGGAGCGGATCGAGATCCTGGGCGAGTATAAGAGCGAGCACGAGGTCGACTGGGCCGTGGGCGCGATCCTGCTCGTCGACCGACGGTGTTTCGATGCGTTGGAGGGCCTCGACCAGTCCTTCTTCCTGTACTCGGAAGAGACGGATTTCAGTCTCAGGGCTCGTGATGCCGGCTGGGCGACCGTCTACACCCCGCGCGCCGGCGCGATGCATGTCGGCGGGGGCTCAGGTGAGAGCGCCACAACGCACACGATGCAGATGCTCAACCGAATACGCATCTATCGCCGTCGCACGGGCGACGTGCGCGCATGGCTCTACTTCGCCATGACGGTCGTCGTCGAAGTGCGGCGTGCGGTCCTCGGAGACCGCAAGTCCTGGACGACCGTACGGGCGCTGCTGAGGCCCTCGATCCGTCCCCCGCAGCTGGGCGCGAGCGCCGCGTTCTTGCCCGAGTAA
- a CDS encoding acyl carrier protein yields the protein MTDTLNAVRNVLIETLELHHRPEDLREETVLFGSLPELDSFGVVSLVASLEERFDITVDDDEFGAEIFETVGTLTGFVNSKLAAA from the coding sequence ATGACCGACACCCTGAACGCCGTTCGCAACGTACTGATCGAGACCCTTGAGTTGCACCACCGCCCGGAAGACCTGCGCGAGGAGACCGTGTTGTTCGGCTCGCTGCCGGAACTCGACTCCTTTGGCGTTGTGAGTCTCGTGGCATCGCTCGAGGAGCGATTCGACATCACCGTCGACGATGACGAGTTCGGCGCCGAGATCTTTGAGACCGTCGGCACGCTAACCGGGTTCGTCAATTCAAAACTCGCCGCAGCCTGA
- a CDS encoding sugar transferase gives MSDPTPKVNLAPAAATAPRLTLVGSPETVRSDVEIDSPASGAVWARRYRAKLVMSDGAVIAAALTAAMLARFGIDSAAAPVGVLYLDYWFITAVIGGTWICALSALRTRDPRVMGMGATEYKRVINASAITFGLLAIAFLVFQVDIARSYFVLSFPAGAAALTLERWLWRKWLSRQRRFGHYLLRALVVGQRDDVEYVITQLHAKSAIAYYVVGVALDAVDEFARPAEIAVDDQVVPIVTDLENVAETVSTLGVDTVIVAGSPRGGAQYIRSLGWDLEHTNAELVLSSRLTDVAGPRIHFRPVDGLPLIHVEIPRFDGFKHALKRGLDVVASAVALLVLFPGLLIVAGLIRLDSPGPVLFRQERCGRNGETFRMVKFRSMVQNAEDTLTGLLDQNQASGNLFKIRNDPRITRIGGFLRKHSIDELPQIWNILVGNMSIVGPRPSLPREVLNYETHVHRRLYIKPGLTGMWQISGRSDLTWEESVRLDLYYVENWSLAGDLMIIWRTIKVVIHPVGAY, from the coding sequence ATGAGCGATCCCACCCCGAAGGTTAACCTAGCCCCCGCCGCTGCGACAGCTCCCCGCCTGACCCTTGTGGGCAGCCCCGAGACGGTGCGCTCCGACGTCGAGATTGACTCCCCCGCCTCCGGCGCGGTGTGGGCACGCCGCTACCGCGCCAAGCTCGTAATGAGCGATGGCGCCGTCATCGCGGCAGCCCTCACCGCGGCGATGCTCGCAAGATTCGGCATCGACAGCGCGGCCGCTCCTGTCGGCGTGCTGTACCTGGACTACTGGTTCATCACCGCGGTCATTGGCGGCACGTGGATCTGTGCCCTCTCCGCGCTACGCACCCGTGATCCCCGTGTCATGGGCATGGGTGCGACCGAATACAAACGGGTCATCAATGCGAGCGCGATCACGTTCGGTCTGTTGGCGATCGCTTTTCTCGTGTTCCAGGTAGACATTGCTCGCAGCTACTTCGTTCTCTCCTTCCCGGCGGGGGCCGCAGCTCTTACCCTCGAGCGTTGGTTGTGGCGCAAGTGGCTCTCTCGTCAGCGCCGATTTGGCCATTACCTCTTGCGTGCACTCGTGGTGGGGCAGCGTGACGACGTGGAGTACGTGATCACCCAGCTGCATGCCAAGTCGGCGATCGCCTACTACGTGGTTGGCGTGGCGCTCGACGCCGTCGATGAGTTTGCCCGGCCGGCGGAGATCGCGGTGGACGACCAGGTCGTGCCTATTGTGACCGACTTGGAGAACGTCGCCGAAACCGTCTCCACGCTCGGTGTAGACACCGTTATCGTTGCCGGCAGCCCGAGGGGCGGCGCACAGTACATTCGCTCGTTGGGGTGGGACCTTGAGCACACGAACGCGGAGCTTGTGCTATCCAGCCGGCTCACCGATGTCGCTGGGCCTCGCATCCATTTCCGACCGGTCGATGGTCTCCCACTGATTCACGTGGAAATTCCGCGCTTCGACGGGTTCAAACATGCCCTCAAGCGCGGCCTCGATGTCGTGGCATCCGCTGTCGCACTGCTGGTGCTCTTCCCCGGTTTGCTCATCGTCGCGGGACTCATTCGACTCGATAGCCCCGGTCCGGTGCTGTTTCGACAGGAACGCTGCGGACGTAACGGCGAGACCTTTCGTATGGTCAAGTTTCGTTCCATGGTGCAGAACGCGGAGGACACTCTGACGGGGCTACTCGATCAGAACCAGGCGTCCGGCAACCTGTTCAAGATTCGCAACGACCCGCGAATCACCCGCATCGGCGGGTTTCTGCGCAAGCACTCCATAGACGAATTGCCCCAGATCTGGAACATCCTGGTGGGCAACATGAGCATCGTGGGCCCGCGGCCCTCCCTCCCCCGTGAAGTCCTCAACTATGAGACCCACGTGCACCGTCGCCTGTACATCAAGCCGGGCCTCACCGGCATGTGGCAGATCAGCGGCCGTTCCGACCTGACCTGGGAGGAAAGCGTTCGACTCGACCTGTATTACGTCGAGAACTGGTCCCTGGCTGGCGACCTGATGATCATCTGGCGCACGATTAAAGTCGTCATTCACCCCGTAGGAGCGTATTGA
- a CDS encoding glycosyltransferase family 2 protein, producing the protein MPSIVIAAHNEENVIGHSLDALLAQETHDAIEVVVSANGCTDRTVAMATRAGVIVIDRPEPGKAAALNVGDRAATGFPRIYLDADILVPPGGLAALVRCFAETPHVLAVVPRRRLDTMGRPWTVRAYFSINERLPAFRTGLFGRGLIALSEEGRARFDAFPSMIADDLFLDSQFTVAEKREVRLVEVVVGAPFTTRDLVRRLVRVRRGNAEMRAAAAEGTIDVTVRAADRWAWLHDVVLPNPRLLPAAVPYVLISLIAGLLARRRVSSGEGWGRDDSTRRTRPSTANGAEA; encoded by the coding sequence ATGCCGAGCATCGTGATCGCCGCCCACAACGAGGAGAACGTGATCGGGCACAGCCTCGACGCGCTGCTCGCCCAGGAGACGCACGACGCCATCGAGGTCGTCGTCAGCGCCAACGGGTGCACTGACCGGACGGTCGCCATGGCGACGCGTGCGGGCGTCATCGTGATCGATCGCCCGGAACCGGGCAAAGCCGCAGCGCTCAACGTGGGCGACCGAGCTGCTACCGGTTTCCCCCGGATCTACCTAGACGCTGACATCCTCGTGCCTCCCGGTGGGCTCGCCGCGTTGGTCAGATGTTTTGCTGAGACCCCGCACGTACTCGCCGTGGTGCCTCGGCGTCGTCTGGACACGATGGGACGGCCCTGGACCGTCCGAGCCTACTTCTCGATCAACGAAAGATTGCCCGCGTTCCGGACCGGATTGTTCGGACGGGGGTTAATCGCCCTGTCTGAAGAGGGCCGCGCACGCTTCGACGCATTTCCGTCCATGATCGCGGACGACCTCTTCCTCGATTCTCAATTCACCGTTGCCGAGAAGAGGGAGGTGCGCCTCGTCGAGGTCGTGGTGGGAGCCCCGTTCACAACCCGTGACCTGGTGCGCCGACTGGTCCGAGTGCGGCGGGGCAACGCCGAGATGAGGGCCGCGGCCGCGGAGGGAACGATCGATGTGACCGTCCGAGCAGCCGACCGCTGGGCCTGGCTGCACGACGTAGTGCTGCCCAATCCCCGATTGTTGCCCGCGGCGGTTCCGTACGTGCTGATCTCGCTGATCGCGGGCCTCCTCGCACGCCGCAGGGTGAGTTCGGGCGAAGGTTGGGGGCGCGATGACAGTACTCGTCGAACGCGACCGTCAACGGCGAATGGCGCAGAGGCGTGA
- a CDS encoding asparagine synthase-related protein: protein MGIQHLDGTAGDEPVTEAVNAALVADVPRGACLSGGVDSSLIGQHAPAVPQLHVARRGAQVSPVSSGARR from the coding sequence ATGGGCATCCAACACCTCGACGGCACCGCCGGCGACGAGCCCGTGACCGAGGCCGTGAACGCCGCGCTCGTGGCCGACGTTCCCCGGGGCGCCTGTCTCAGCGGCGGGGTAGACAGCAGCCTGATCGGCCAGCATGCACCCGCGGTCCCCCAACTCCACGTTGCGCGGCGCGGTGCACAGGTGAGCCCTGTCAGTTCGGGCGCCCGCCGATGA
- a CDS encoding glycosyltransferase family 4 protein, which yields MTTTTRLEAPARPGTRVLIIVQNLPVPLDRRVWLECQALRAQGYSVSVICPKGPGDPAREVIDGIGIYKYRPAPEARGATGFAIEFALSWIRTAALSLTVRRERGFDVIQACNPPDTYWLLGLLWRRKGVRFIFDHHDLNPELFLSRFGRPRGLAARFEYKTLLWLERMTFRVADHVISTNNSYRAIALRRGHLRTDQVTVVRSGPDTRVMRPIQPAADVAKMQDYLLVYLGIMGPQDNVDKVLEVVSELVQTRGRTDVRAVLMGFGDCLEALKAQSIAMGLGDRVHFTGRVGPETIANYLSAANIGVGPDEKTPLNDLSTMNKTMEYMAYALPSVSFDLTETRVSGGDSAIYVPSGDIGAFADAVELLLDDPEARANLGRAARTRVASELDWQHQAQAYIRVFDTVLQRDQNDLRAAAWPFSNAGLPARPEHINLDDAVAYEKFLVSRGRHFQAPEAEYIQHSTGA from the coding sequence ATGACCACGACAACCCGCCTGGAGGCTCCCGCACGACCGGGCACGCGAGTGCTGATCATCGTGCAGAACCTCCCCGTTCCCCTCGACCGCCGCGTCTGGCTGGAGTGTCAGGCCCTGCGTGCGCAGGGCTACTCTGTCTCGGTCATCTGTCCCAAAGGCCCCGGGGACCCGGCCCGCGAGGTCATCGACGGGATCGGAATCTACAAGTATCGCCCGGCGCCCGAGGCGCGCGGCGCAACCGGCTTCGCGATCGAATTCGCGCTCTCCTGGATCCGCACGGCCGCCCTCTCCCTCACGGTGCGGCGCGAACGCGGGTTCGACGTGATCCAGGCGTGCAATCCGCCGGACACCTACTGGCTCCTCGGCCTGCTCTGGCGTCGCAAGGGTGTTCGCTTCATTTTCGACCACCATGATCTCAACCCCGAACTGTTCCTGTCCCGATTCGGTCGGCCCCGCGGGCTTGCCGCACGATTCGAGTACAAGACCCTGCTGTGGCTTGAGCGTATGACGTTCCGCGTGGCCGACCACGTAATTTCGACCAATAATTCGTATCGCGCCATCGCCCTGCGTCGCGGGCATCTGCGCACCGATCAGGTCACCGTGGTGCGCAGCGGGCCGGATACCCGGGTGATGCGGCCGATCCAGCCTGCCGCCGATGTGGCGAAGATGCAGGATTACCTCCTCGTGTACCTCGGCATCATGGGCCCCCAGGACAACGTCGACAAGGTTCTCGAGGTCGTCAGTGAGCTCGTGCAGACTCGAGGCAGAACGGATGTCCGGGCCGTGCTGATGGGTTTCGGTGACTGCCTCGAAGCGCTCAAGGCGCAATCCATCGCAATGGGTCTTGGCGACCGGGTGCACTTCACCGGCCGGGTGGGACCCGAAACCATTGCGAATTACCTCAGCGCTGCCAACATCGGCGTTGGACCGGACGAGAAGACCCCGCTCAACGACCTGTCGACCATGAACAAGACCATGGAGTACATGGCGTATGCGCTTCCCTCCGTGTCCTTCGATCTGACCGAGACCCGGGTGTCCGGCGGTGACAGCGCCATCTACGTGCCCTCGGGTGACATCGGCGCCTTTGCCGATGCCGTTGAGCTTCTGCTCGACGATCCGGAGGCCCGTGCGAACCTGGGTCGCGCGGCTCGCACGCGGGTTGCGAGCGAGCTCGACTGGCAGCACCAGGCCCAGGCGTATATTCGCGTCTTCGACACCGTGCTCCAGCGCGACCAGAACGACCTTCGTGCCGCCGCGTGGCCATTCTCCAACGCCGGCCTGCCGGCCCGCCCCGAACACATCAATCTCGACGACGCGGTCGCGTACGAGAAGTTCCTGGTGAGCAGGGGCCGCCACTTCCAGGCACCGGAGGCCGAGTACATTCAGCATTCGACCGGGGCATAG
- a CDS encoding polysaccharide deacetylase family protein, producing the protein MITNLCFHGIGTIVHERESGESRYWVTEDCFLRILDEVRESPQVRLSFDDGNRSDVSIAFPALRERELRASFFALAGRLDDPASLSSSDLRDLRSAGMAIGSHGWTHVPWRGLGEEEARRELVDARTALAEASGGEIDDVALPLGRYDRQLLGRLARVGYRTVYTSDRLPARSSAWIQARYSVTANDTVESIRSVITHRPGVRDVRNLLASRVKRIR; encoded by the coding sequence GTGATCACCAACCTCTGCTTCCACGGTATCGGAACCATCGTTCACGAGCGGGAATCAGGAGAGTCCCGGTACTGGGTGACGGAGGACTGCTTCCTTCGCATCCTGGATGAGGTGCGAGAGAGCCCCCAGGTGAGGCTGAGTTTTGACGATGGCAACCGTTCAGACGTCTCGATTGCGTTCCCCGCACTGCGTGAGCGTGAGTTGCGCGCCTCGTTCTTCGCGCTCGCCGGCCGCTTGGATGATCCGGCGAGCCTGTCATCGTCCGATCTCAGGGATCTCCGCAGTGCCGGCATGGCGATCGGCAGCCACGGCTGGACGCACGTTCCCTGGCGCGGGCTCGGTGAGGAGGAGGCACGCCGGGAGCTCGTGGATGCCCGCACTGCCCTCGCCGAGGCCAGCGGAGGGGAGATTGATGATGTTGCACTCCCGCTCGGGCGGTACGATCGTCAGCTGCTTGGGCGGCTGGCACGGGTCGGCTACCGAACGGTGTACACGAGTGATCGGCTCCCCGCGCGTTCGTCCGCGTGGATTCAGGCGCGTTACAGCGTGACCGCGAACGACACTGTGGAGTCGATCCGCTCGGTGATCACGCACCGTCCAGGTGTGCGGGATGTGCGCAACCTGCTGGCAAGCAGGGTCAAACGGATCCGCTGA